TCCTTTCAGCGAAACGACATCTCCCTTTTTCAAGAGAGTACTCGGATCTCCAGCCGGTTTCCAGTTAATTCTGCACCTGCCGGCTTGGATAGGAATCTGGGCTTTCGCCCGGCTCAAGCGGTACACATCACAGACAATGGCATCCAACCGTAAGGAAGCAACCGTGAAGGCATGCTCTTTCAGCTGCACGGGCATTGTCTTCAAAGCATCCGCCGTCAGAACCTCAGAATGAACCCGCACGCGATGGACCTGGTTGATATGCAGCCGGAGAAAATCCGCAACTTCTGAAGCTGCCAGACAGTGGCACCCTCCCGGGATGACAAAAATATCCCCGATTTTATCACGTTTTATGCCAAGTCCTAAAATAGCCCCCATGAAATCTCCATGGTCCAATTCATCCAATTTGTTATCCGGGGAAGACAAGGAAAGCACGGAAATCCCCATTTCTTCATCTTCCAACGGGCGGTAATCAGGTGCAATCATGGCCCTTTTTCTTTCGGCATCCTTATATCCTCCATCAAGTTTCATATGCACATCGCCGTTGCGATTGACCAAAGTAGACAGGATATAAGCTTGCCTTGGATCAAGGAAATCCGTTTTTTTCAATTTATGCTGATAAGCGGCCTGTTCCACCCTGTCTATTGCCTTATCCACAAAAGTCCGCTCGTCCGGGTGAAAATGGGCGTATACGTCATAATTCACAAGTCAACACCTCAGGTGAATAAATCAAACAAAAAGCGTACGACCACAATCAACCCGGATACTACAAAATTAAAAGCAATAATCGCAACAATTGGTGAAATATCCAAAATGCTGAGCGGCGGAATAAAACGGCGGAAAATGCTCAGGTAAGGTTCAACAATTTTACCCAACAGTTCCCCTATGTAGCTCTCCCGCGCATTGGGTACCCAGGAAAGCAGGACATAGAAAATAATCATATAAAAATAAATCCGTGATAGCAATCCTATTGTTGTAATAATCGAATATTCTAAATCCAAATCCTTCACCTCTGAGATTCCCTCACGCCACCCTTATCCCTCACTCATCAAGTCAGAAATAGAACCTTGAATCTCGACAGAATCAGGCGCGCAAAGAAAGATATTAGGGCCCAGCTTGGAGATGGAGCCATTTAAAGCATACACAGTTCCATTCAAAAAATCAAAGATACGCATGGCTTGCTCCGGTCGGACACGCTGCAAGTTAACGATGACGGATTTTCTGCTGCGAAGATGATCCGCAATTTCCTGTGAATCGTCAAAAGAACGGGGCTCCTGCAGGACAACTCTCGTATTTTTTTGCGAATGAATGCTGACTACATTACCTTTGTGCTGTTTATTAAGGGGTTCTTGCACGTGTGTTTCGCTCTCCTCAGTTCCATTTTTATCTTTGACAGGCTCACGCTCAATAACTTCTTCCTCTTCCTGCAGCCCAAGAAAATTCATGACTCTGTTCATAACACCCATGAATGCTTTCCTCCTTTGGTTTTTCTTATTCTTTTCCAACTAAAACCGAACCGAGGCGGACCCATGTAGCTCCTTCCTCAATAGCGACTTCAAAATCGTTCGACATTCCCATAGAAAGTTCTTTTACTTCATAGGGAAGCACTTTTCGCTCATTCAGCTCGTCTCTCAGGTTCCGGAGTCCGGTGAATACCGGTCTAGTTTGCTCCGGTTGTGTTTCGTAAGGTGCCATGGTCATTAAGCCCACAATGCGGATGTACTTCAGCGGTTTTACTTGTTCCGCAAAAGAAAACAGATCTTCAGGCTGCATGCCGTATTTGGACTCTTCCCCTGAAACGTTGATTTGTATAAAGCAGGGGACAACGATTTGCAACTTTTCGGCTTGCTTATTTATTTCCAGTGCAAGGGACATCCGGTCTAAGGAATGAATATAGGCAAACTTGCCAATAACATCCTTCACTTTATTCGTCTGTAAATGTCCGATAAAGTGCCATGTTCCTTGCGAACCGAGTTTCTCCCATTTTCCTTTTGCATCTTGCCAGCGGTTTTCCCCGATGTGGGTAAGACCATGCTCCAGGACTTGCTCAGTGGCAGAAAGTGATACGTATTTGGTTACAGCGATGACCTGCACATCTTCAGGATCTCTCCCGCTTCGTCTGCATGCATCTTCTATGCGTTTACCAACTTGACTTATTCTTGCTTGCAGCTGCATAGGGATCTCCTTTCACTCTTATTCCAATTTAGTTGGATCATCCGTTCTTAACGCGATCCAAGCTGCCATTCTTCCTGTTTTACCTTGTTCTTTACGGTGTGAAAAAAACCACTCATTAGAGCAACTGGTACATAACTGAGTTACTTCGATACGGGACGACAAAATTCCTGCTTTCTGCATAAAAAAACGATTGCATTCTTGCAAATTCAACTGATAAGTTCCTTTTTCCTGCTCTTGAATGATAAGTCCAACCGTTTCCGGTTTAGCCCGCTGTTCACCCAGTGCTTTTTTCACTTGATCGAGCACCGCATCGTTCACTTCATAGCAGCAGGCTCCAATAGAGGGTCCCACAGCCCCCAACAGATCCTCGGGTTTTGTGCCAAATTGTTCATTCATAGCTTTTACCGTTGCTGAAGCAATATTCAAAGCTGTACCTTTCCATCCGGCATGCGCAATGCCCATTGCTTTCTTTACAGGGTCAAAAAAGAAAAGAGGGACACAGTCCGCATATAATGCACACAAAACCAAATTAGATTCATTTGTGATAAACGCATCTTTGTCCTGGATAGCCTCTTTTCTGGAAAGACGTCCTTTTCCCCTATCTTCATCAGTAACCACGGCAACCTTGCTGCCATGAACCTGTTCGCCAAACGTAAGTGCATCGAATGGCATATTTATAGTCTTGGCGAGCAGCTGCCGGTTATGTATCACATCTTCAGGTCTGTCTTGGACATGAAGCCCGATATTAAATGATTCAAACGGATGATGGCTGACCCCACCTCTGCGGGAAGTAAAACCTGCTGTCAATTCGGGAAAATCCTTCATCCAGCGCTCCAGAAAAAATAAGGAGGGTTCCCCCTGCCGTTCATAAGCAACAAATGGTTCCATGCTTGTCCTCCTTCTGCCCAACACGAGTAGGTGAAATTTACCCCAGTTTATCATAAAAGACCTGTCAGGGGACAGTCCGGGCGTTCCTTGCAAAAAGGAACGCGGCTGTCTGCTGGCTTATGACCGATATGTTCGCCCGTAATCCACTGCGGTAGTTTCACTTTCATCATTGGTCCTGTATTGACGGGATTCCTCCAGCTTCACAAGAACTACATCTGCTCCGATTTTGACAATATTTTTCCACGGTATAACAACCTCCGCATTGCTGCCGAACAAGCCCAAAAACCGCCCCTGGCTTGGTACGACAAGTGAATCGATGCGCCCCTGCCGAAGGTCCAGCTCCAGATCGCTGACCTGCCCCAGCTTCTTTCCATCCACAATATTGATGACATCTTTGGTTTGAAAGTCGGAAATTTTCATGGAGGGATCACCACGCATCTTTAAATTTTCATCCTTGTTAGTTAGTATATGTGCAGCCTGGTCAAAATGTCCTGAAGGCATAAAAAAGTCCCCAAGGTACCCTAAGCGTATTTACTCTGTTTCTCTCAAAGACTATAACAAAAAAGCCGCCAAGCCAATTAGGCTTCGCGGCGGCCCGGTTGTTATTAAGTTTTTACATGCTTTTGCATCTGGTTAATAGCCGATTTTTCCAGCCTGGATACTTGAGCCTGAGAAATTCCGATTTCATCTGCTACTTCCATTTGGGTCTTTCCTTCAAAAAAGCGCATTGATAAGATCATTTTCTCTCTGGAACCAAGTTTTCTCATGGCTTCCCTCAAGGCAATTCCTTCAATCCAAAAAAGATCCTTATTCCGTTCATCGCTGATCTGGTCCATCACGTAAATCGGATCTCCCCCGTCATGATAGATGGGTTCAAACAAGGATACAGGGTCCTGAATGGCATCGAGCGCAAAAACCACGTCCTCTTTCGGCACATTTAACACTTCGGATATTTCATAAATTGTAGGTTCACGGGAATTGCGGTTAGTCAGTTGATCCCTGACTTGAAGTGCCTTGTAGGCAATATCCCGAAGCGAGCGCGATACCCTGATCGGATTATTGTCCCTTAAGTACCGCCTTATCTCCCCAATAATCATGGGAACAGCATAGGTGGAGAATTTCACGTTCTGGCTCAGGTCAAAATTGTCTATGGCTTTCATTAAGCCGATACAGCCAACTTGAAATAAATCATCCACAAATTCCCCACGGTTATTAAAGCGTTGAATAACGCTCAGGACTAGCCTGAGATTGCCATTCACCAATTTCTCTCTTGCCGCTCGTTCATTTTTCGTTTGCAGCAAAGCGAATAATTCGCGCATTTCCGTATTTGTCAGAACAGGCAGTTTGGCGGTATCAACACCACATATCTCGACTTTATTTCGGGTCACCGTGATTACCTCCCAAGGAGAAACATTAATGTTCATTATCTCCGGGAGAAGTTTTTTTATGCGTACTATTTCCTATTCCACAAACATGAAAAAAGACTCATATATATAGTATTATATACTCAATTTATATATCTTCTTTAATAGGACTTGTATATACTATTTGATATACGATATAATAGCCCTGTGAACGATCAGGTTCACAACTATTTTTCCCGCGCTGGGAGAAATTACGGATAACCTTTTCTTGGCCCATGTGGAGTGGATAACCACATGGGCCGTCCTCTTTTATACGGATATAATCACAATATTCGGCCTCCTTTATTCTTTTACGTGGGTTCTACGGAAAACAAAAAAGCGGAGAACTCCTCCGCGTTTTCAAAACTCTCACAGGGGCCTAAAACCGGTAAATCCCTTTCCTCTTATATAAAATTAGCTATACCATTTTATTGAATTCTTTGCGGAGGCGTTTGATGATTCTTTTCTCCAATCTTGAAATGTAAGATTGGGAGATTCCAAGGAGATCTGCCACGTCCTTTTGAGTTTTTTCTTCCCCATCCTGCAGGCCGAATCTAAGTTCCATGATAACCCGTTCCCGTTCCGTAAGCTTGTCAAGCGCTTTATGAAGCAATTTGCGGTCTACCTGCTCCTCAATATTCCGATAAATGGTATCATTCTCCGTCCCAAGCACGTCGGACAATAGAAGTTCATTTCCATCCCAGTCAATATTCAGAGGTTCATCAAAGGAAACCTCCGTACGGATCTTGCTGTTTCTGCGGAGATACATCAAAATTTCGTTTTCAATACACCTGGAGGCATATGTGGCCAGCTTAATTTTCTTTTCCGGATCAAACGTGTTTACGGCCTTGATTAGTCCTATAGCACCGATGGATACAAGATCTTCAATATTGATGCCCGTATTCTCGAACTTTCTTGCTATATAAACGACCAAGCGAAGATTACGCTCAATCAGCATGGCGCGTATAGCCGCATCTCCTGACGGGAGTTTGCCAAGAAGATATTCTTCTTCTTCACGGGTCAAAGGAGGCGGAAGAGCCTCACTTCCTCCTATGTAATAGATCTCCTGACCTTTAAGACCAAATAAAATCAACAGCCGGTAATAATAAATTTGCAGCATTAATTTCCACTTCAAGAGCATATCAGCTTCCTCCTAGTCATAACCTTTCCCTAGCTGGCCGCAACAAGCGCCGGATGGATAATGGCTTGGTACGACCCATCATTGCATAATGACCCTCCATCTAGTCCGACCAATACTTTTTTGCTCTCCCATACATTCTCGTTATAAGTGATCACCACCTTATCGGGTTTAATGGCCAGCATAAACTGGGTACTCCGGTTTACGCCACGGTAAGGCACCAGCCTAAGCCGGTCCTGCCAGGCGAAATCTTGTTCACCCATAGCAGAAACAATTTGCTCCACTTCCAAAGTTTGAATGAGCTTCAGCCAACCGGATGGCAACTGGTCCCCCCACTCACCTGCTTCCATAACCATAACAGGGGTCCGGGTTAACGGATCATAAAGTTGATTTCCTGTATCCACCAGGCCTGTACATACCATCACAGACTCTCCGATTCTTACTTCCACTTGAGCAAGGTGTACGGATATTTCCTCTTTTCGTTTTGCACCGTTAAAAACCGTTTTGAACAGCAGGAGCAATCCTCCAAAAACGGTCAGTACAAACAGAAGACCCATCTCTGAATAAACCCTGATTCCTCCAGTACGATTAAACCAGATGCCATTCCAAAATTCCGGGGCACTCTGCAAAAAATAATGAATCCCGTAAATGCCCCCTGCTGCTGCAAAAGAAATGAGGTAGAAGGTTCCGGCATTGCGCATATACTGCTCAAGAGAAATAAAACCAAATGCGATCCATAACATCAAAAGTGAAATTGCGCCCTTCATTAAAAAGGTAAACAAAAACGATAATGCCGGTACGAACAGCAGCAAAACATAACATGCGCCAATCCCTGCAGAAAAAAGCAATCGCCACCAAACGACCGGCAGCTTTCTTGTACGGGCTGTGCCGACTAAAATGGCCCCATCCAATAGGAAGTTCACAAGGAAAATGAGATCCATATAGACGATCATCTTCCCTCTCACCTCCCGTGATTGAGATTAGTATAAATAATCCCTTATCCAAAGTCTGTCTAATCCTGCAAGGGATGAGCTTCTTTTTTTGTCGCATACTGGTAGAATGTCTCTTTTGCAGAGAAATAGAAAAAAGAGAGTCCCTAAGGAACTCTCTTTACGGCCATATAAGATTGACCTATCTTATTTATCCGTATGTCTTCCACGATTACGGAGAAAAGTAGGAATATCCAATTGATCAGCACTTGGCGGATTATGGATTGAACGAGGCGGTGTACTTTTATGTTCAGCCGCTGGTTTCTCCGCTTGCTGCTGAGGAGCCGGACGGCGGTTTGCTGCTGGTCCCGATGAAGGACTATGGTCAAATCCCGTTGCGATGACGGTTACCGAAATCTCATCCTTGTATTCTTCATTGATTACAGCACCGAAGATCATATTTACTTCCAAGTCAGCTGCAGATGCTACGATATCCGCAGCTTCATTAACTTCATAGAGGCTAAGGCTTGTACCGCCTGTAATATTCATTAAAACACCGCGTGCGCCCTCGATGGAAGTTTCAAGAAGCGGACTGCTGATGGCTTTTCTTGCGGCTTCCGCAGCACGGTCTTCACCTGTGGCAACCCCAATTCCCATTAGGGCCGAACCGCGTTCCGTCATGATCGTCTTTACATCGGCAAAATCAAGGTTAATAAGTCCGGGAACGGCAATTAGATCGGAAATCCCCTGTACCCCTTGGCGAAGTACGTTATCCGCTTGGCTGAACGCTTCGAGCATCGGAGTCTTTTTGTCCACGATCTCCAGCAAACGGTCATTAGGGATAACGATTAAAGTATCGACTTTTTCTTTGAGCGAGGCAATCCCCTGCTCAGCCTGCATTGCTCGCTTGCGCCCTTCGAAGGTAAATGGCCGGGTTACGACACCGACCGTAAGAGCACCGCATTCCTTAGCGATCTCTGCAATAACTGGAGCAGCGCCGGTTCCTGTTCCTCCGCCCATCCCTGCGGTAACAAATACCATATCAGCACCACGGAGGGTATTCATAATTAATTCGCGGGATTCTTCCGCAGCTTTCTTTCCAACCTCAGGATTCGCTCCGGCTCCAAGGCCCCGGGTAAGCTTGTCCCCAATCTGCAATTTGTGTTCGGATTTGGCAAAGTGCAAAGCTTGAGCATCGGTGTTCACAGTAATAAATTCAACGCCCTGGACATTATTTTCAATCATCCGGTTAACAGCGTTGCTACCGCCACCTCCGACGCCAATGACTTTTATTTGTGCCAGCTGGTCCATTTCAAGATCAAATTCAAACATAGCGGTCATTATCCCCCTAACTTAACATTCCGTTAGCTGCTAACGGGAGCTTCCGTGCTCCAACTGTGATGTTAAATAAATTCCTTCAAGAAATTTTTAACCCTATCAAAAAAACCTTCGCCTTCTTTTTCCTGACTGCCCGATTTGGAGGCCGCAGCCTTAATTGGCTGTTTTTTATTCAGGGAAGCCGGTCGGTTACGGATATATTTGATAACAAATTGAATAATTCCAACCCCGCTTGTATAGGCAGGGTCCCGGACGCCGATATAATCCGGAGTGGCAATGCGCACAGTAGCTGCCAGCTCTTCCTGGGCAATTACCAATGTGGCCGGCAAATTAACTGTACCGCCTGTCAGCACGTATCCTCCGGCAAGGTCGGAATAGCCCATCCGGTGAACCTCCCCGCGAATCAGCTGAAAGATTTCCTGGACACGCGGTTCAACGATATTCGCAAGATCTACCTGGGAAAATTCCTTATCAACGTTGCTGCCAATACGGTTTACTTTAAACATTTGATCAGGGGCTGAATCTGCTATCGAAGCACAGCCGAATTTGAGCTTGATTTTTTCGGCAATATCCATTTGAGTTCGGAGACCTATGGAGATGTCAGTCGTAATAAAATCTCCTCCGATTGGAAGGGTCGAGGTAGCTACCAAGCTGCCTTGATCAAATACGGAGATGGTTGTTGTTCCGGCCCCCACATCCACGAGAACAGTTCCAATCTGCTTTTCATCTTTGGATAGGGCCAATTGTCCGGCTGCCAAAGACATCAGGATCAGTCCTGATACCTTTAACCCTGATTTCTCCACTACTCGGAGCAAATTATGTATACCTGTTTTTGCTCCCGTAATAATTGTTGCTTCTACTTCCAGACGGACACCAATCATTCCCCGGGGATCCTGAATCCCCTCTTGTCCGTCTACAATATATTGTTTAGGTACGATCCCAATAATCTCGCGCTCCGGAGGAAGGGCTATAACACGTGCAGCCTGATTCACGCGTTCAATGTCTTCCTCACCGATTTCACGGTCTTCATTGGATACAGCGACTACACCGTGACTAGTCTGCAGGGCAATATGATTGCCTGTAATTCCAACATAGACTTCGGATATTTGCAAGCCAACCATTCTTTCCGCATGATCAACCGCTGCCCGGATCGAGGATACGGTCTGATCAATGTCTACAATGGCTCCCTTTCGAATACCTTCAGAGTCGGCAGACCCAACTCCAATTATATTAATGGTGCCGTTATTTACTTCACCAATAATAGCGCGGACTTTGGATGTACCGATGTCCAAACTAACAATGATGTCACTGCTGCTCAACCTTGGCACCTCCTGTTACTCCTAACATTTTCATTTTCACTGATAACTGCTCCACTACATATTCAACAGAATTGCTAGTTTCCCTCTTTTTTCTACAACAAATTTGAGTGCCATAGTTTACCAGACGTGAAGCAAATGGAAGCCGCTTCGCTGTCTTAAAATGCTAGTGCTCAACGCTTGGAATAGAAGACAATAATCAAAGTCCAGCCATGGTATGAAATAGACACAGGTTAAAGGAAATTTGTGTTTTCTTTTATTGAAATAAAGATTCTCTATAAGAATACCATAAATTTGCCCGCAACACTATTTTTTATCGGTTACTAGACATTCATTTTTTCAGATGAGATTTCCTCTTTTTCATGTTCTAAACCGGCTTTTACATGATGACATTTTAAATTGCCTTCCCGGAATCGCTCTCCAGCATTTTAATCACACCGCTGCTTACATTATTTTCCTCTTTCCAACTTTTCACGAAAGGCCCAATATAGCTTGCCTTTTCGGGAAGAAACCCTATGGTTGTAATAATCTCAACTTTTGCTCCTAATTTCACGGCAGGGAATAATTTAATGCCGTCGGGGTAGGCGGTCATTGGATCAGGCCGGATTTCTGAAATATCCTCAAGATCACTTTCAGAGAGTCCCCCTAATACTTTACATAATTCCTGATAATGCGAATCCGTCTCCGACCACCCGGTCAAAATAGGCCTGTCCAACATCTGGTTGGTTTCTTCTGCGGGCAGCCTTACCCCGTTTTCCATCACCATTTGTTTATTACCGTCCTGATCAATAGTATAACCCACCTTGGAAAACTCTTTAATTTCTATCGTAAGTTCTCCGGGGAATCTTTTGGTAACTTTCACAGACGCCACTGTCGGAAGTTTAGCTACGTTCTCCTCCACTTTTTTGGACAGTGTCAAAAAGTAATGATCCCCCTTGCTGACTCCAGAAGCCTGTTCGATTTGTTCCAACGTCAAATTCCGGTTCCCCTTAATATGAACCTCGGTAATGCGGCTTAAAGACGACTGGAAGAATAAAACAACGAGTACCGTGATGAAAAATAAAAACAGAATCAGGAGCAGCTTTTTGCTGGATTTTTCTTTTTTGGTTTTTTGCTTAGGCAGAGCCGGAACTTTGGAATCCGTCATAACATACCACCTACCATCTATTCTCTTATAAGTTTGAACTACTAACCTTCTCCTTATTCGATAGTATCATTTTGCGGAATTGGATTGAAACACGAACAGCAACCTTATTTTTAAAAGAGCTGGGCCATTTTGATCCATATATGCTGTCCCTTTCATATTCTTGGGAATATATGAAAATTGCTTTAGTAAAAGCTTACATCCCCTCCTGAAGGACAGGAAGGGATATTTCTATAAGTAT
This Paenibacillus larvae subsp. larvae DNA region includes the following protein-coding sequences:
- a CDS encoding RNA-binding protein — encoded protein: MNYDVYAHFHPDERTFVDKAIDRVEQAAYQHKLKKTDFLDPRQAYILSTLVNRNGDVHMKLDGGYKDAERKRAMIAPDYRPLEDEEMGISVLSLSSPDNKLDELDHGDFMGAILGLGIKRDKIGDIFVIPGGCHCLAASEVADFLRLHINQVHRVRVHSEVLTADALKTMPVQLKEHAFTVASLRLDAIVCDVYRLSRAKAQIPIQAGRCRINWKPAGDPSTLLKKGDVVSLKGFGRFRVLEVEGITKKGRIRIRVGKYA
- a CDS encoding YggT family protein, yielding MIIFYVLLSWVPNARESYIGELLGKIVEPYLSIFRRFIPPLSILDISPIVAIIAFNFVVSGLIVVVRFLFDLFT
- a CDS encoding cell division protein SepF, which produces MGVMNRVMNFLGLQEEEEVIEREPVKDKNGTEESETHVQEPLNKQHKGNVVSIHSQKNTRVVLQEPRSFDDSQEIADHLRSRKSVIVNLQRVRPEQAMRIFDFLNGTVYALNGSISKLGPNIFLCAPDSVEIQGSISDLMSEG
- a CDS encoding YggS family pyridoxal phosphate-dependent enzyme — encoded protein: MQLQARISQVGKRIEDACRRSGRDPEDVQVIAVTKYVSLSATEQVLEHGLTHIGENRWQDAKGKWEKLGSQGTWHFIGHLQTNKVKDVIGKFAYIHSLDRMSLALEINKQAEKLQIVVPCFIQINVSGEESKYGMQPEDLFSFAEQVKPLKYIRIVGLMTMAPYETQPEQTRPVFTGLRNLRDELNERKVLPYEVKELSMGMSNDFEVAIEEGATWVRLGSVLVGKE
- the pgeF gene encoding peptidoglycan editing factor PgeF encodes the protein MEPFVAYERQGEPSLFFLERWMKDFPELTAGFTSRRGGVSHHPFESFNIGLHVQDRPEDVIHNRQLLAKTINMPFDALTFGEQVHGSKVAVVTDEDRGKGRLSRKEAIQDKDAFITNESNLVLCALYADCVPLFFFDPVKKAMGIAHAGWKGTALNIASATVKAMNEQFGTKPEDLLGAVGPSIGACCYEVNDAVLDQVKKALGEQRAKPETVGLIIQEQEKGTYQLNLQECNRFFMQKAGILSSRIEVTQLCTSCSNEWFFSHRKEQGKTGRMAAWIALRTDDPTKLE
- a CDS encoding YlmC/YmxH family sporulation protein, yielding MKISDFQTKDVINIVDGKKLGQVSDLELDLRQGRIDSLVVPSQGRFLGLFGSNAEVVIPWKNIVKIGADVVLVKLEESRQYRTNDESETTAVDYGRTYRS
- the sigG gene encoding RNA polymerase sporulation sigma factor SigG, which translates into the protein MTRNKVEICGVDTAKLPVLTNTEMRELFALLQTKNERAAREKLVNGNLRLVLSVIQRFNNRGEFVDDLFQVGCIGLMKAIDNFDLSQNVKFSTYAVPMIIGEIRRYLRDNNPIRVSRSLRDIAYKALQVRDQLTNRNSREPTIYEISEVLNVPKEDVVFALDAIQDPVSLFEPIYHDGGDPIYVMDQISDERNKDLFWIEGIALREAMRKLGSREKMILSMRFFEGKTQMEVADEIGISQAQVSRLEKSAINQMQKHVKT
- the sigE gene encoding RNA polymerase sporulation sigma factor SigE; this encodes MLLKWKLMLQIYYYRLLILFGLKGQEIYYIGGSEALPPPLTREEEEYLLGKLPSGDAAIRAMLIERNLRLVVYIARKFENTGINIEDLVSIGAIGLIKAVNTFDPEKKIKLATYASRCIENEILMYLRRNSKIRTEVSFDEPLNIDWDGNELLLSDVLGTENDTIYRNIEEQVDRKLLHKALDKLTERERVIMELRFGLQDGEEKTQKDVADLLGISQSYISRLEKRIIKRLRKEFNKMV
- the spoIIGA gene encoding sigma-E processing peptidase SpoIIGA, whose translation is MIVYMDLIFLVNFLLDGAILVGTARTRKLPVVWWRLLFSAGIGACYVLLLFVPALSFLFTFLMKGAISLLMLWIAFGFISLEQYMRNAGTFYLISFAAAGGIYGIHYFLQSAPEFWNGIWFNRTGGIRVYSEMGLLFVLTVFGGLLLLFKTVFNGAKRKEEISVHLAQVEVRIGESVMVCTGLVDTGNQLYDPLTRTPVMVMEAGEWGDQLPSGWLKLIQTLEVEQIVSAMGEQDFAWQDRLRLVPYRGVNRSTQFMLAIKPDKVVITYNENVWESKKVLVGLDGGSLCNDGSYQAIIHPALVAAS
- the ftsZ gene encoding cell division protein FtsZ, which gives rise to MFEFDLEMDQLAQIKVIGVGGGGSNAVNRMIENNVQGVEFITVNTDAQALHFAKSEHKLQIGDKLTRGLGAGANPEVGKKAAEESRELIMNTLRGADMVFVTAGMGGGTGTGAAPVIAEIAKECGALTVGVVTRPFTFEGRKRAMQAEQGIASLKEKVDTLIVIPNDRLLEIVDKKTPMLEAFSQADNVLRQGVQGISDLIAVPGLINLDFADVKTIMTERGSALMGIGVATGEDRAAEAARKAISSPLLETSIEGARGVLMNITGGTSLSLYEVNEAADIVASAADLEVNMIFGAVINEEYKDEISVTVIATGFDHSPSSGPAANRRPAPQQQAEKPAAEHKSTPPRSIHNPPSADQLDIPTFLRNRGRHTDK
- the ftsA gene encoding cell division protein FtsA: MSSSDIIVSLDIGTSKVRAIIGEVNNGTINIIGVGSADSEGIRKGAIVDIDQTVSSIRAAVDHAERMVGLQISEVYVGITGNHIALQTSHGVVAVSNEDREIGEEDIERVNQAARVIALPPEREIIGIVPKQYIVDGQEGIQDPRGMIGVRLEVEATIITGAKTGIHNLLRVVEKSGLKVSGLILMSLAAGQLALSKDEKQIGTVLVDVGAGTTTISVFDQGSLVATSTLPIGGDFITTDISIGLRTQMDIAEKIKLKFGCASIADSAPDQMFKVNRIGSNVDKEFSQVDLANIVEPRVQEIFQLIRGEVHRMGYSDLAGGYVLTGGTVNLPATLVIAQEELAATVRIATPDYIGVRDPAYTSGVGIIQFVIKYIRNRPASLNKKQPIKAAASKSGSQEKEGEGFFDRVKNFLKEFI
- a CDS encoding cell division protein FtsQ/DivIB, which gives rise to MTDSKVPALPKQKTKKEKSSKKLLLILFLFFITVLVVLFFQSSLSRITEVHIKGNRNLTLEQIEQASGVSKGDHYFLTLSKKVEENVAKLPTVASVKVTKRFPGELTIEIKEFSKVGYTIDQDGNKQMVMENGVRLPAEETNQMLDRPILTGWSETDSHYQELCKVLGGLSESDLEDISEIRPDPMTAYPDGIKLFPAVKLGAKVEIITTIGFLPEKASYIGPFVKSWKEENNVSSGVIKMLESDSGKAI